Below is a window of Clostridium sp. JN-1 DNA.
CCCGATAGTATAGCCAAAAGGCATGCTAATCTGCTGCTCATGGTATAATTATAGACATTCATATAAATAATTACAACAGCTATTATCATTAAAATTGAAGCAAATAGGGGCTTTATAAAATGATCATTCCACTTTATAGAAATATTTAAGCTAGTCTTTAAAAGCCTCATATTAAGCATAGAAGCTATTATATAACCTCCTATACTTCCAAGTACAGCTCCATATATATTTATTTCAGGTACTGCAACCAAAAACATAGTAATTACACTTTTAACTACACAACCAACAGCTAAGTTTAAAACAGGGGCAGCATACCTTCCAGTTCCCTGAAGTACAGCAGTTGATGTTTGAGCTAATACTATAAATGGAATTGAAATAGATGAGTATTGCAAAATTTTAAAGCCGTCAGATTGCCCGGGAAAAATTAAATTTAAAATAGGGTAGGCTAGATTATATAATCCTAAAAACGACGGTATTGCTATAACCATTGAAAGTTTAATTGCTATATCAACTTTATTTACAACTTCAGATCTCCTGTTTAGTATGTAAGCTTCCGCTATTATAGGGATTAACGACGAACACAGTGCTGCTGAGAGAGTTAAAGGTACATTTATCAAAATAAAAGCTTTACCAGTAAGCTGTCCATATAATATGGTAGCTTGTTTGTATGTAAATCCTGCTTGCAAAAGCTTTTGAGGCACAAGTACTGAGTCTATAACGCTCATTATACTGCTTACAGCTGCTCCAAGTGATACAGGTATAGCTATATATAATAACTTGCTTAAAACCTCAACATCATCTTTAATTTTCCCAACATGGAACTCCCTTCTCACATGTGCATACTTTATTATAAGGTATGTACCGCCAAATATTCCCCCAGCTGCTGCTCCTAAAGCTGCACCTCCAGCTGAATATTCTATTCCCTTTGGAAGAAGTAAGTAGGCAAGTCCAACACCTACAACTACCCTTCCAATTTGCTCTATTACTTGTGATACAGCAGTACAGGTCATGTTTTGCAGCCCCTGAAAGAATCCCCTAAAAGCACTCATTATAGAAATAAATATAGGTGCAACTGCTATTGATACCAATGAGTAATAAGACTTATTGTCCCACTTTAAAAAACTTATAATTGTTTTAGAAAAAGCAAGTAATAATCCAGTAAACCCAGCCCCCAATATAAACATCAGTATAATAGCTTTTCTAAGGACTATGATGGCACCTTCATCATCACCTACTGCCTTCCTTTCAGAAACCATCTTAGAGACTGAAACTGGTATTCCTGAAGCTGCTGCAATAAAAAACATATAAAGTGGAAATGACATTTGATAGTATCCAACACCTTCATCTCCTATTAACATTTGCAGCGGCCATCTAAATAATAAACCAAGTAGCTTGGCTATAATTCCTGCTAACCCTAAAATAAAAGTGCCTTCTATAAGGGACTGTTTTTTCATAAAATTACCTCCAATTATTTAGCTTCAACCATATTTACAGTACAAAAACTTTAAATATTAAAAGATACTTAAACTTATCTATTTTAATAATTATTTTAACTTTGGAGGTATTATTACTATATGTACTTGAATATTTTTCTTAACTATGGCAAAACTCATTAATAACATTTAAAGTCCTGTACTTTAAAGTACAGGACTCCTTACTACTCCATCTGTTTTCCTAAGAATGATGCAGCAGTTTCAGCTAACTTGATTTGTACATCACCAAACTTTGCATCTTCTTCCTTACTTGCTATTATCACAGCTCCAATAACATCACCTTCTGTTATTATAGGTGCAATAACCTGAGCTGTATATTTTCCCTCTGCTTCTTCATCATCATACAGGGCTATTGTCTTTTCTTGATCTAAATTTACACTTTTTCTTTCTTCTATTGTTTTTTCAATATCACTGCTTATTTTCTTTTCTAAATATTCTTTTTTAGTACCCCCACTTAGTGATATAATACTATCTTTATCACATATCATAACTATATCTCCTATAACTTGCTGCAGTGATTCTGTATATCCTTTTGAAAAATCACTTAATTCACCAATTGGGGAATACTTCTTTAAAATAACTCCTCCTTCTCTATCTGTAAAAATTTCAAGTGGATCCCCTTCTCTTATTCTAAGAGTTCTCCTTATTTCTTTTGGTATTACAACCCTTCCTAAATCGTCTATACGTCTAACAATGCCTGTTGCTTTCATTACTCGTATACCTCCTTTAAGTAAACATAATTATAATAAACTCTTAATGTTAATATTATTTTTCTAAATATGAAATTTTATACACAATTGCTATTTAAATTAATAAAATAATCCACAATGTGTTTACCATTGTGGATTATTTATATTATGCTAAATTCTTTTCGTATTTAGTTATCTTTGCTGCCTTCTGCCATTCGCCTAATTTTTGTTTAAATGTATTTTGCTTTTGCTCGTCTTCAAGTTCTTTTCTTATTTGTTCTTTTACAGTACTAAGTGACTTAGCAGGATATTCTTGTTTTTCTACACACTTTATTATGTGATATCCATATTGTGTTTTAACAGGATCTGATACTTGACCACTCTTTAACTTTATTGCAGCAGCCATAAAATCAGGATCCATTCCTGAATCAACGTAATTTACAAATCCTAAGTCTCCACCCTTATCTTTAGATCCTGGATCCTGCGACACTTCTTTTGCAACTTTCGCAAAATCTTCACCTTTATCAAGTCTAGCTTTTACTTTTTTAGCGTCATCTTCTGTTTTAACTAAAATATGTTCAAGATGTGTTTTATCAGGTTTTTCAGTATACTTATATTGGTTAGCTTTATAATAATCTTCTACTTTTTTATCATCAATTTTAATATTCTTAGTTACACTATTGCTTAAATTTTTATATATTTCTTGAGTCCTTATTTGATCATAAAATAAGTTACTTAAAGTCTGTTCTGACATATTTTGCTGCTTTAAAACTTCCTGAAACTTAGCTTCATCTCCACCAAATTGCTGCTTTTTCAAAGTGTCCATTTGTGTTTTAACTTCCGATTTTAACTTTGAATCACTTGGCATAAGATTCATTTCCTTTGCCTTCTGTTCCATAACTTTTTTAGT
It encodes the following:
- a CDS encoding polysaccharide biosynthesis protein codes for the protein MKKQSLIEGTFILGLAGIIAKLLGLLFRWPLQMLIGDEGVGYYQMSFPLYMFFIAAASGIPVSVSKMVSERKAVGDDEGAIIVLRKAIILMFILGAGFTGLLLAFSKTIISFLKWDNKSYYSLVSIAVAPIFISIMSAFRGFFQGLQNMTCTAVSQVIEQIGRVVVGVGLAYLLLPKGIEYSAGGAALGAAAGGIFGGTYLIIKYAHVRREFHVGKIKDDVEVLSKLLYIAIPVSLGAAVSSIMSVIDSVLVPQKLLQAGFTYKQATILYGQLTGKAFILINVPLTLSAALCSSLIPIIAEAYILNRRSEVVNKVDIAIKLSMVIAIPSFLGLYNLAYPILNLIFPGQSDGFKILQYSSISIPFIVLAQTSTAVLQGTGRYAAPVLNLAVGCVVKSVITMFLVAVPEINIYGAVLGSIGGYIIASMLNMRLLKTSLNISIKWNDHFIKPLFASILMIIAVVIIYMNVYNYTMSSRLACLLAILSGIFIYLVLIIAMGIFKYDYIKNKIVRHNKYKA
- the spoVT gene encoding stage V sporulation protein T — translated: MKATGIVRRIDDLGRVVIPKEIRRTLRIREGDPLEIFTDREGGVILKKYSPIGELSDFSKGYTESLQQVIGDIVMICDKDSIISLSGGTKKEYLEKKISSDIEKTIEERKSVNLDQEKTIALYDDEEAEGKYTAQVIAPIITEGDVIGAVIIASKEEDAKFGDVQIKLAETAASFLGKQME
- a CDS encoding peptidylprolyl isomerase — its product is MNIKKLISIAAISIFSFSTVGCSMIAKTPEAINKSVVAKVNDEKITRGDLDKSPAMLQVIEQVKQQYGENYAKNDEAQSALKTQRAQALDLMITKKVMEQKAKEMNLMPSDSKLKSEVKTQMDTLKKQQFGGDEAKFQEVLKQQNMSEQTLSNLFYDQIRTQEIYKNLSNSVTKNIKIDDKKVEDYYKANQYKYTEKPDKTHLEHILVKTEDDAKKVKARLDKGEDFAKVAKEVSQDPGSKDKGGDLGFVNYVDSGMDPDFMAAAIKLKSGQVSDPVKTQYGYHIIKCVEKQEYPAKSLSTVKEQIRKELEDEQKQNTFKQKLGEWQKAAKITKYEKNLA